The sequence TGCCGTTTGATGAAGGTGCAACGAATTGATACATCCATTTGGCATGGCAGCGGCCCCAATGTTAAATCCATGTGGTTCTATAAGATTGATAAAGCGGTTAGGATTCTCTGAAACACCAGGCCCAATGATACAATAGTTTTCCTTTTTATCAGAGCCTGGCGTGCGAGCATCGATAAATGCCGTCTTATCCGCTACAAAATCCTCTTTTCGAATGACCCTCTTTAATATTTCCTCTGTACTCAACGTCTTCACTACCATTCTCCTTCCTTTTCTGTCTACAATAATGTTGCAATGTTAATTAGCATCAGTATGTTACCAACTTTCTGAAATCATTGTACTTGGTAATGTAAAGCTTTACAACTATTTTTTTAGATTTAATTATAGGAGTCTCAATAAATTTTCATTAAACCTTGATTTATAAAGGTTTAATGAAAATTTATTGAGATCTAACTGTTTGAAACTAACTATAAAAATGTAAATGTTTACACAAAAACCTACATCAGTCTGAAAATTTATTTCAAGAACAATAGACGATATTAAAAATTATGGGTATATAAATTATCAATGGAACTTTTGGTAACTCCGAATGGATGTAACAAATAAATAATTAACAGATGTTCCGTGGAGATATTATTTGAGGATTCAAAGTAGGTTTTAGAAATTCGATAATCCATACTCAACATAGGAGGTATTTATTTATGGATATTTTAACAATTTGAATGTATATCGCTTAACGGGAATACCTAGACCTTGGGTGACATTGACGTTATCCTATGACTTGAGGTTTTTCAGTAAACACCAGGAACAGCCCAAGCCGATGACCCCCCCAAAAATAAACAGGGAAGAAATAGTAGATAAAGATTATCCATAGGTTTAATTTTTTCATTTCGCCTCGTATAATAGAAACGGAAGCATCGAGGAGTAGTTCTCCAGTATTACGCTTATAAATCTAACGCAATGACGCTTGGATTGAACAAACTTTAAGTCCCACAGGATCATTAAACAACCTCCCTCGCGCAGTCGATTGGTGTGAACCCACCCCTTGCCTGAATCGTCAACAAGTACAAAGGAACATCCTCTTCAAAAGAAGAGATCTTTTACAATTTAGGTTCCATTTTATTTCCCGTAAGAGTCACTTTATCTTTTGCTTGTTTAGCACGCCTTAAATTTAGCATCTTTTTTCCCGATCCCTCTCTTCTTCATATCAACGGCCATTTGGAAATCACTTCATTAAGCAGTTTTAAAAAACAAGAATCCTTGTTAAAAGGATTCAGCGTGTAGAGAAACTAGCCGTTTCTCTACACGTTTTTTAATTTTTTGGGGGCAATAGAGAAGAATTTAAAGTTTAGGGGAGATTTAAAAAGTGGGTGAATCCCACTCTAACCTAGCTTAGCCAGCTTAGCTAGGTGGTTCGCAATCTTCTTGTTGTTCTGGCAGGCTGCGGTCATCAGTGCCTGCTCCTGAACATTTCGAAGTCCCCGTAACCGGCAGTAGCGAAGTCCATGGAGCTCTTTGGCATCCGCGAAACTTCGCTCAATCGTTTGACTTCTTTTTTTGTAGAGCATCTTCCCGGAAATGGTTAGGCGATTCACTCTAATCTTATCCTTGAAACTCTCCCAAATATGTTGGGTAATCACTCGTTGCTTATTCTTAGACCTTGTGCATTGTTCAAGAAAAGCACACGTGGAACACACCTTCGCATCCGATTTGTAGTGACGATACCCCTGTTGATTCGGACAAATATAATGATCTTCTTGCTCGATATAGATAAACTTCTTTTTAGGAAAGAGCCCTTTTACGGGTGCTAGTCGGTAAAAACGCAATTTTTTAAATTAAGCCACTACCTTTTTAGCGTTTTCCATCTCCTTTCGAATCCGGTCTGCAGCTAACTTGGATGCGTTATATACAAGAGTAACCAGGTCAAAATGGACTTTGGCTCTTTTTCCAGTACGGTAGCGAACATGGTTCAATTGAAAAAACTCTTTCAAATAAGCGATTACTCGCTCCACAACTGTTCGTTGGTCATATAGTGCTTCCCATGTCTGACTACCACGAGCTGGTGCAGCGTAACGACGAAAATCGCTCTCAATTCGTACTTTATACACCTTTTGGTACAATGAATCTTGTGCCAGTGGACAGTTTTTATACTCTTTGGGACGTACGAATTTTATCGTTTTGAACTGTCATAGCGATAGGAATACTCTCGAACGCACGTTGGAGCGAAATTTTTGTCAAATCCGATGACTTCTCCTTCATTTCTCTTGTTGTAGGCAATGATGGAGTGAGCTTTCATTCGATGAATTTGTTGGTATATGGGAACATAGTCATACCCGGCATCCATCATGTCATAGCAAATCGAGAGAGGAAGTTGGTCGACTCTTTTTAGTAAAGGGATGGCCGCTTTTCCGTCATTTAAGCTTCCCGATGACATGAGCGATTCCAAAATGTATTGACTCTTGGTTCCTACAGCAAGATGTGCTTTAAAGCCATACCAAAAAACGTTCTTTCCTTCGCTGTTTTTCTTATTTCCCCAAGCAGGTGCCAGTGGAATTTGATCACGAAGGTCTTCGAACGGAACATCCAATTGAGCAGCAATGGACTTTTCAAACAACGTTTGCTTTGCTTCCTCTTCTTGTTTTTGCTTGTTGTAGGCTTCTTTTTCGGCTTTTGATTTGCGACCCCGTATTTGGGTTCAGGCTTCGGTTTTTTCTCTTCCGCTTTAGCTCGGTCACGTGCTTCAAAGTGTGTCGCATCGATCGCAAGGGCTTCGTCATCGACGAATCCTTCTCGAATGGCTTGAAGAAGAAGCTCGTTTTTGATGGTCTCAAGACCTTTACCGTTCTCCGATTTTTGCACTAAACGAGAAAAAGAGGCCTCGGAGGGAAGTTGATCCGAGAATAGAAATCCGCAGTCCAAGCGAAAGATAAAGTCGTTTTTCAATCGCTATAGGAATACGTTCGACGATCCGGGCGACCAAAACAAAGATCATCGCAGCATAATTGAGCTCAGTGGGTGCTCCAACAATCATTTTTTTGGAGATCTCCTTGAGCAAGGGTTCAATGTATAACGTCGAAAAAATGGCTTCAAAACGATGGGTAGGTTCTAAATCATATAAATCTTGTATCCCAAAAAGGTTTCCTTGTCGTATAATAAACACAGGGAGTCACCATCCTATCTCTAAGTTTTGGGCGCACTTAACTTATTCGAGATTTGGGGAGGCACTTCTTTTTCTATGCTTGAAAACCCTTAAGCTACTTAGGCTCAGATTTATGAAATTGATTCAGTTAAAAAAATTTTTTTTAAAAAGATTGACCCCAACTAGGGTCAATCTTATTTGACTTCTATTCACCTAACTCTCTCAGAGAATCTGACTCTATTATTTTTACACACTAATCTTCCCATCCTCCATGATATACTTCTGCGTAGTGGTCTCAACAATTCCCTGCTCCCTTGCCAGTTCTCCTGCCACTCTCGGGGCTAGCCAGAACATAGGCAGCAAGATGAGAGACACCGGAACCGCGGTAACTACAATAAACGATTGCAGAGCACTGACTCCGCCATCACCGATGGAGAGCAAGATGATCGCGATGGCTCCCATCAGCAGGGACCAAAACACTTTCAATCCAGTAGATGGTCTGTCGTTTCCGGTGATCGCCATTCCCATCGTGTAAGCCATGGAATCGCCTGTTGTGGCAACGAACAGAATGGTTAGCAGCAAAAAGGCGGGTGCAAGGATAAAGGATAATGGAAGCTGCTGGGTGATGGAGATCATGGCAGCTGGCAGTCCAAATTCGTTAAGTGCATTGGAGATGGAGCCCGGATTAGCCATTTCCAAAGAGATTCCGGTACCTCCGACAACGGTAAACCAGAAGCAAGTAACAATAGGAGATATGATAGAAACCGCAGTTACAATTTCCCGAATTGTTCTTCCGCGAGAAATCGAACTAATAAAGATCGCCATCATCGGTCCGTAACCTAGGAACCACCCCCAGAAAAATACGGTCCACCAGCCCAGCCAATCAGCATCAGCCCGGAACGTGCTCATGGGGATAAACTCTTGCAAATACATCCCGAAAGAAGAAATGAAGGCGTTTACGATAAACTCACCGGGACCCATGAGCAGGATAGCCGCCATCAACACCAAGGTCAGTCCAACATTGATGCGACTCAAGAGCTGAATTCCTTTAGCGAGACCTGATACGGCAGAGATCGTGATTACCGCTACAACGCAGACAATAATGGCCACTTGTGTTCCGAATCCATTGGGTATTCCGAAAATTTGATTCAAACCAAAACTCGCTTGCAACCCCAAAAATCCAATCGGGCCAATCGTTCCTGCAGCAACTGCGATGATGGAGAAAGCATCGATGGCTGTCCCTAAGACACTGTTTTGCATAATCTTCTCTCCGAAAATGGGATAAAGCAATGTTCTAGGCTTTAAGGGCATTCCCTTATGATAGTGCCCATACATGATGACTACAGTGCTTAACGTCCCAAGAATGGCCCAGGCAAGGAAACCCCAGTGCATGAACGCTTGAGCAAGAGCAGGATTCACGGCAGCTGGCGTTCCGGCCTCAATGCCCCCGAAAAGCGGCGGGACGCTTGTAAAATGATACATTGGCTCAGCCGCTGCCCAGAATACGCCCCCTCCAGCAAGCAGGGTGCACATGATAATCGCGATCCATTTATACGTACTCATTTCTGGTTTGTCCAATTTCCCTAACTTGACCCGTCCGTACCTGGAAACGGCCATGGCAACAGCGATGATAAATGTGCCTAACAGTAAGATCTGCCAAAACGCCCCAAAATACTTTACGGAAAAGGCAAAGGATGCATTCACGAAACCGGATACAAAATCCAGACTGACTAAAGCGGCAATGACAAATACCAACAGCAATCCGCCGCTTGTAATCAATACCGGCCAATCAATAAGAGACTTCTCATTTCTCATCGTTCTTCCCCCTTATTTGTTATTCCACTTCAATGACCATTTCAAGCTCTACAGCCGCTCCCCGTGGGATAATTGCTCCAATCGATGTCCGCGCATGGCAGCCGATTTCCTCCCCAAACACTTTAACCAATAGATCCGAGGCGCCGTTCATTACCTTGGCATGCTCTTTAAACTCCATCGTGCAGTTGATGAAAGCCAATACTTTGACAAACTTCTTCACCTTCGATAGGTCGCCAACCGCATCCTTAATTTTTCTCAATGCTTCCAAGCCGGCCTGGTGAGACGCATCGTATCCCTGTTCAACGCTTACGCCTTCCCCGAGTTTTCCTACATAATCATAGGATAGACTTCCTGATAGAAAGAGTAGATTTCCCGTTCTTACCGCGGAAACATAGTTTCCCACACTTCCCCGCTGGGAGGGAAGTTCATAGCCTAGTTCTTGCAAACGCTGTTCTGGATTCATGTTAACCTCCTGTAATAACAAATGGCTTATTCAAATGATGCTGTAATTTCTTTTGCTGCTTTCCTCAATACGGGGACAAATGACGTCATCGCACTCATATTCCAGCGGTACACGGGACCTGAGGCAGATAAAGCTCCAATGATCCGCTTTTGGTGATCAAATACCGGAACAGAGAGGGCACCAACATTGGGTGTAATCTCCTCCTCGTTGGTGGAATAGCCTTTTTGTAGCGTCTGAGCCAATCGCTTCTTGATCTCTTCTTTTTGCGTGTCCGGCAAAGAAGCAAGAATCTGATCCTGCATGTCTTGCGACATATGAGCGAGAATGACTCGCCCGCTGGCTCCCAAGTGCAGCGGAATGCGCCTTCCGATTCCAACGCTTCTGCGGATTTCCTGCTGGCTTTCATATTCCATCACGCAAATTCGGACATTTCCGCTGGGAACATAGAACCCAACGGTCTCCCCCGTCAAATCCCGCAGCTTGACCAATTGTGGTTCCACTAGGGGAGCAAGGGGCATTTCAGTCAAAATCTTATTGGCATAGTCAAGAAATACGGTTCCCAAGGAATAGAGTTTAGATCGGGGGTCCTGGAAAACCAGGCCCTCCGATTTTAAAGTGGTCAGCAAACGATGAACGATCGTCGGCGACAAGTCCAAGCTCTGGCTGATATCGGATAGTGCCTGCGATCCAGGAACCTCCTTCAAGTAATTCAATACTTTAATCGCGCGCAGTACCGTTGATGATGTTTCCGACTTCGTTTTCGTCGTCATGCCGCTTCCTCCTTTTAGCTATATAAAATATATCCGGTTTTGGTCCTAGTATAGATATCGATCGCTTCGCTTCCCAGCTCTTTAAAGATACCATTGCTGGAGCCCTTGTATCCTCCAAATGGAGCTTGGAAAGACGTACCGGTTGTGGGCATGTTCACTTTAACCAACCCTGCCTCAATTTCCTGCAAGCATTTGTTCATATTCTTCAAGCTCTTGGTGCACACCGCTGAGGACAAACCAAATTCGATTTGGTTGGCAATTTCTATCGCTTCATCTACACTCTCGACCTCAATGATGCCGATAACCGGCCCAAATACTTCCTCCAAAGCAATCTTCATGGCAGGCGTTACGCTCCCCAACACAGTAGGATTCACATAATACCCATGCTCGGTTTCATCATGTTGCGGGGTATACCCTCCTGCTAATACAACTGCCCCTTCGTTCACAGCATCTTGAATCGCCTGTAAAGTGGAAGCCAGTTCGCCAGCCGTGGCCTGCGGCCCCATTTCAGTTCCTGGGCTCATTCCATTTCCGACCTTGATCTGCTTGGCTTTTTCAACCAGCTTTTGCGTAAACTCCTCCGCTACGGCAGACTGCACAATCACTCGGCTGGTTGCTGTACAAGCTTGGCCTGCCTGGGCAAATCCTCCACGCACTGCTAAATCCACAGCTAAGTCGATATCCGCATCATCGAGAACGAGAAGCGGGTTTTTTCCGCCCATTTCCAGCTGCACGCGCTTCATGTCCTTACTCGCTTCCTGGTAAATCAAGTTTCCTACTCGATTGGATCCTGTGAACGTGATCACTTGAACAGCAGGATGCTGAATCAAACCTGACACCAATCTTCCAGGCCCGACAATTCCGTTCACAACCCCAGCCGGAAGGCCAGCCTGCTGCAGGATCTCCATCAACTTCATGCCCACTAATGGCGTATCGGAGGAAGGCTTGAAAACAACTGTATTCCCGGCCACTATAGCAGGAGCAATTTTCCACGCTGGAATCGATAGAGGGAAGTTCCAAGGCGTCACTGCGAGAACCACGCCCATCGGCTCTTTGATCAGCTGGATTTGTACATCTGGATGATCGGATGATACGAGTCCTCCGTTTAATCTGGTTCCTTCACCCGCATAGAATCGGATAATATTGACGGCATAAGCGACTTCCTTTTGCGCTTCTGCCAGCGTTTTCCCCATTTCACGGACAATCAGCCGGGCTAACTCGTCCTGCTGTGCCTCCATGATATCGGCAGCTTTGAACAAGTAGGCTCCCCTTTGCGGGGCAGGGACCTTTTTCCACGTCCGAAAAGCCCGGCTGGCCGCTTCCACTGCTGCCAGCGCATCTTTTTCCGTACAAGGCTGCACCAGGGCAATCACATCCCGTCTATCTGCCGGATTGATATCTTCCTGCTGTTCCGTTCCGTTGCCTGCTACAAATTGCCCATCGATGAAATTCTTGATTACTTCTAGATTTTTGGTCGCTTCCATGGTTAATCTCCTCTCCCTGTTTAGCTATTCGCTTGCCCCTTCTCCCGCTCCTCTTAGGCGAGACTGCTCCGTTGCTTCCACCAAGACTTGACTGGCTGCAGAAACCAGCACAGTCCAAGACTCTTCGTTCACTTCTTTTCCGTACTTCATCGCGTGATCCCAATTCTCTTGGAGTCTTTCTGACGATTGTTGATCTTGGATACTTATAGGAAGGTAGCCTGGCTCGGCACAAAGAATCAGAAAGCTAGATATATAGGATGATCCTGTTCCTTTGCTGGCGATCACAGGCTGTAGCATAGTCGGAGTCATCATGGCCATATGATCGCCATCCCGATCACTCCAAAGGATCGTGCAAGCCAATCCCCGTTTCGCTATCTGCAATGCATTTTGGGCAAGCCAATCGGATGGACGAGTGTTTATTACCTCTGCGATCCCAATCTTTCTTTCCTTTGCTTGAGCATAAGCCAGATCTGCTGCCGCCCTTCCCGTCAATAAAGAAGGAAGGCCAGCGCCGTCAATCAGGGAAAGTCGATCGGACTCGGAACTAATGTGAATCGCAGAAACATCGGCCCGCTCCAACTGAGGCAATACTTCTGCAAGCTGCGCCACCCCATTTAATCCCACAAACTCCGCCCACGCTGCCGTTTCCGCCGCTTCTTCAATGGAGCCTAAGGGCAGCCCGCAGGATTCCAGCGCCTTTTTGCAAAGGACGTATAGTTCTGGATAGCTTACACGCATACCTTCAACTCCTTTTCCGATTTGAAGCTTTCCGTAAAGAAGTTCAGCCAATTCCCGCCCATTACGGCATAAACATCTTGCTTGCTGAAGCCATGGGCCAGCAATCCGTCTGCAATATTCGGGAAATCGGCCGGTCCTTGGAACCAAGCAGGCCATGCCGGCCAAGACGGATTGTCCTTCGATCCTGCACCGTAATCCATTTCAAAAGTCCAGCGCCCCATGCGCATCCATTTCAGGAATTCATCATCAAGGTTCAGCGTTAAGTCTGTTCCCAATGCAACCTGCTCCACACCCATAAAATCAACAGATCGAGCAACCAGTTCACAAAACTCCGTCATCGTCGTAGCTGCACCGTTAATGAGGAAGGGATATACACACAGTCCAAGCATCCCCCTATTGTCTTTCAAGGCATGAAGTACTTCCCTCGATTTATTGCGTCTAGATGGATAAATCCAATCGGGATTCGCATGCGTGATAGAGACTGGGCGACGCGATGCTTCAATGGCATCCAGTGTTGTTTGGTCACCGCAATGCGATAAGTCGATGAGCATGCCGACTCGGTTCATTTCTGCAACTACGTTCTTTCCGAAGCGGGAAAGACCCGTATCCGTTTTTTCGTAACAACTGCTGCCAATCAGATTCTGATTGTTATAGGTCAACTGCATAATTTTTAAGCCTAAGTTATTGAAAACCTCTATCAAGGCAATATCATCGTCAATAGGAGAAGCATTTTGTGTGCCTAGAACAACGCCTACCTTGCCCTCCGCTTTGGCCTTTAGGATATCTTCGCCTGTCCTGACCGGGATGATCAGATCTGCGTTTTCTTCAAAAAAACGATACCAGCGCCCGATCTTCCCCAGCGTTTCTCTCGCATTTTCCCAGAGCCCAACGCAAGCATGGATACAAGTGACTTCTCCCTTATGAAGCTCCAGCAAAAGATTTCGATCCCAATTACACAGTTCCAAACCATCAATGATAATCATGTCTTTTTTTGCCAAGCTGTTCATTGTATAACCTCCAGTCGAGGAATGGCTGGAAAAATCCAATCGTCCTCAAATTCTTCTCCGATGTCTTCTACTAACGGCGCTCCTTGAAACAAAGTCACTCTTACCCAGCGATTGGACTGCGGATCGAACCGCTCTGCCCCAAACATGGCCAATTTAAATCGCAATAAGTGAATCGGCAATAACCCTTTAGCGAGCAGGTTCCCATGAATTTCGGCATAAGGCTCATCCTTAAGCGACTGAATACGGCGAATGATCGCCTTATGCTGCGGATGACGGAGCACGAACTTCGCGACCACCTCCGAGTCGGTTGCCTCTCCCAATGTCTCGTTGAGATGTTGTACCTGCAGGGCGATGCCCATGGGCATTTCATGATCTTCTCCCGGATCAACCCCTCTTTCTCCCATGCGGGGCTCTTCCTTTTCCGCTGAGCGGTACCAAAAGTACTTTCGCTCATCTTTGTCCGAGAAGTCATAGCGGAGAGCCCAAGCATACTTTTCACGGACAATGGCTCTCAATTCCTTGATTCTCATCTGAGGGATGAGATCATAGTCTTCTTTCACGGTGGTTTGATCCTCAAGATCTAAAATCAGCTGAGGATATAACTCCATGATTAAGGCATTCAATAATTCCTGGGTTTCTACCCCAAATGATTCTTTAGCGATTTCAGATAGTTCACTCCAAGGAAGCTCGCCTTTTTCGATGAACTTTTCCGCAAGCTGTTTAACTTGCTTAAGCTCGTCTGCCAGCACTTCCGGTTTGGTGAAAGCTTGAAGATGAACCAAAGGCGACTCCAAAAAGTAGGAAATACAACGTTCGATGTGTCCTAATAGCTTATTGCCCTCTGCTTGGGATGCCTTCACGCCCATGACGCGGGCCATGGCTGTTTCTCTCATGTGAATCCAAGCATGAATCAACTTCGGATGAGAGATTAAGTAGGGCACCATGCCAAGTCCGGTGGCATTTCCGATTCCCAGGAATCGCTTCAAATCGGGATGAAGCTGAGCGGCTTGCGGATTCTGCGCCTTGGCGATATGATCCAGCATTTCAAAGCTGAATTGGCGTATCATCCAAACGGCAAACATTTGCGCTCGGAACGCTCCATAGAAGGGATGATCCGGCTTCAATTTTTCATATGGGGCGATTCCGAATTTTCCATTCCCGTAAACCGCTGTGGTACGAAGCAGATAGCCAGCCTCAGCCAAAAATCGGGAGTCCGGCTGTTGGCCTTGTACTAATGATTGGATGATAGATTCAAATACTCGCGTACTGCGATTCGCCCTCGACCAGACAAGGTCCATCGCATCTCCGCGGCCAGCTTCCTGATAAGGAAGTCCTTGGCGGAGCCGCTCTTTCTTCTCTTCTGTCAACGGGCCTTCACATAAAGCAAACGTTACGTCCCATCTTTCCGCAATCACTCGGTCGCTTCTCTCCTGATCAGACAATTGATGGGAGAAGACAACAAAGTAATAAGTTTCGTTTCCCGTCTCAATCGAATAGCAAGCTTCACCATATCCCTGTTCATCCAATTCAAATTGAATACGCTTAATTTCCCATTTTTGATTCATGACTTTTCGAAGCATGCTTCGGCTAAAGCTGAGGCTTGTCATTCTGGATGCCCCTAATCGTTCTGGAGTCATAACCTCATCAGCTGATCTCAATAGCTCCTCATGAAAAGTGGTCATCATGATCACCCTTTCAAATTTCGATTATCGGAATTCATTTTCGTTTTTTGTATATTTGCGTATATTTTAATTGCATCGATTGTTTTCGTCAACTACTTTTTTCAGAAAAATACAACAAGATTTCTCCTTATAAGGAAGACAAATTACGACTATGCACAAAAAGATTTGTAACCTACTCTCTCTAAAAGGCTAAAACACGATTTTGAAATTGTTATTCTGCATTCCTGCCGTTTCTGCAGGATGTTTCACCAATAAAAAAACTCCTTCCATGCAGGACAGCCAAAGAAGAAGCTAAAGTTTAAACTTAATAAATAGCTTTCAATAAAGCACTATCAAAAATTTACAGCTTGACTAGACACTTAATGTAGATTAAGTGCCTAGTGATGACCAATGATAAGAATCTATCGAATTGGGAGCACAATTGGCTATCGCCTATTTATGCACAATTGAAGGGTTTCATGCTGGCAAAGTCGATTATCCATGTCGATGAAACTCCTGGACAGATTATTAACCGATCCATAGTAAATCAGATCAATCTAACGCCTATAATTGGGTGTATCAAAGTGTGCCCTTCTAAGGTTCGACCATTGTCCTATTAAAAAACTGGCTCCAT is a genomic window of Ammoniphilus sp. CFH 90114 containing:
- a CDS encoding membrane dipeptidase yields the protein MNSLAKKDMIIIDGLELCNWDRNLLLELHKGEVTCIHACVGLWENARETLGKIGRWYRFFEENADLIIPVRTGEDILKAKAEGKVGVVLGTQNASPIDDDIALIEVFNNLGLKIMQLTYNNQNLIGSSCYEKTDTGLSRFGKNVVAEMNRVGMLIDLSHCGDQTTLDAIEASRRPVSITHANPDWIYPSRRNKSREVLHALKDNRGMLGLCVYPFLINGAATTMTEFCELVARSVDFMGVEQVALGTDLTLNLDDEFLKWMRMGRWTFEMDYGAGSKDNPSWPAWPAWFQGPADFPNIADGLLAHGFSKQDVYAVMGGNWLNFFTESFKSEKELKVCV
- a CDS encoding aldehyde dehydrogenase family protein; translated protein: MEATKNLEVIKNFIDGQFVAGNGTEQQEDINPADRRDVIALVQPCTEKDALAAVEAASRAFRTWKKVPAPQRGAYLFKAADIMEAQQDELARLIVREMGKTLAEAQKEVAYAVNIIRFYAGEGTRLNGGLVSSDHPDVQIQLIKEPMGVVLAVTPWNFPLSIPAWKIAPAIVAGNTVVFKPSSDTPLVGMKLMEILQQAGLPAGVVNGIVGPGRLVSGLIQHPAVQVITFTGSNRVGNLIYQEASKDMKRVQLEMGGKNPLLVLDDADIDLAVDLAVRGGFAQAGQACTATSRVIVQSAVAEEFTQKLVEKAKQIKVGNGMSPGTEMGPQATAGELASTLQAIQDAVNEGAVVLAGGYTPQHDETEHGYYVNPTVLGSVTPAMKIALEEVFGPVIGIIEVESVDEAIEIANQIEFGLSSAVCTKSLKNMNKCLQEIEAGLVKVNMPTTGTSFQAPFGGYKGSSNGIFKELGSEAIDIYTRTKTGYILYS
- a CDS encoding BCCT family transporter, yielding MRNEKSLIDWPVLITSGGLLLVFVIAALVSLDFVSGFVNASFAFSVKYFGAFWQILLLGTFIIAVAMAVSRYGRVKLGKLDKPEMSTYKWIAIIMCTLLAGGGVFWAAAEPMYHFTSVPPLFGGIEAGTPAAVNPALAQAFMHWGFLAWAILGTLSTVVIMYGHYHKGMPLKPRTLLYPIFGEKIMQNSVLGTAIDAFSIIAVAAGTIGPIGFLGLQASFGLNQIFGIPNGFGTQVAIIVCVVAVITISAVSGLAKGIQLLSRINVGLTLVLMAAILLMGPGEFIVNAFISSFGMYLQEFIPMSTFRADADWLGWWTVFFWGWFLGYGPMMAIFISSISRGRTIREIVTAVSIISPIVTCFWFTVVGGTGISLEMANPGSISNALNEFGLPAAMISITQQLPLSFILAPAFLLLTILFVATTGDSMAYTMGMAITGNDRPSTGLKVFWSLLMGAIAIILLSIGDGGVSALQSFIVVTAVPVSLILLPMFWLAPRVAGELAREQGIVETTTQKYIMEDGKISV
- a CDS encoding RidA family protein — translated: MNPEQRLQELGYELPSQRGSVGNYVSAVRTGNLLFLSGSLSYDYVGKLGEGVSVEQGYDASHQAGLEALRKIKDAVGDLSKVKKFVKVLAFINCTMEFKEHAKVMNGASDLLVKVFGEEIGCHARTSIGAIIPRGAAVELEMVIEVE
- a CDS encoding IclR family transcriptional regulator, which encodes MTTKTKSETSSTVLRAIKVLNYLKEVPGSQALSDISQSLDLSPTIVHRLLTTLKSEGLVFQDPRSKLYSLGTVFLDYANKILTEMPLAPLVEPQLVKLRDLTGETVGFYVPSGNVRICVMEYESQQEIRRSVGIGRRIPLHLGASGRVILAHMSQDMQDQILASLPDTQKEEIKKRLAQTLQKGYSTNEEEITPNVGALSVPVFDHQKRIIGALSASGPVYRWNMSAMTSFVPVLRKAAKEITASFE
- a CDS encoding DUF3726 domain-containing protein codes for the protein MRVSYPELYVLCKKALESCGLPLGSIEEAAETAAWAEFVGLNGVAQLAEVLPQLERADVSAIHISSESDRLSLIDGAGLPSLLTGRAAADLAYAQAKERKIGIAEVINTRPSDWLAQNALQIAKRGLACTILWSDRDGDHMAMMTPTMLQPVIASKGTGSSYISSFLILCAEPGYLPISIQDQQSSERLQENWDHAMKYGKEVNEESWTVLVSAASQVLVEATEQSRLRGAGEGASE